Proteins encoded in a region of the Trypanosoma brucei gambiense DAL972 chromosome 4, complete sequence genome:
- a CDS encoding protein phosphatase 2C, putative — protein MFTPSTRFLCSARPLLWFGRRGVFAAPHPEKAKTGGEDAFVVHTSGIGVADGVGGYASYGVDPGVYTRNVMKHTLRALQEDDNRGTIGALQALTYGYTEAQKLKQPGGCPVTLVTLLDGRFASVLNLGDCGTICLRSSKLFFATEPQQHSFNCPYQLPEDPPSVGDRTTLEVSEGDVFLCASDGLLDNVDMSDILRHLDAVNRDGCQRVAENLVACACRNGANKGFDSPFAKQARAVGYHYMGGKQDDVTVVVAQLTRGTVAPDDCPSLITELLDVHKT, from the coding sequence ATGTTTACACCGTCGACCCGATTTCTCTGTTCAGCTAGGCCCCTGCTGTGGTTTGGTCGTCGTGGTGTGTTTGCGGCACCGCATCCTGAAAAAGCCAAAACAGGCGGCGAGGATGCCTTTGTGGTTCACACAAGTGGAATTGGAGTTGCGGATGGTGTGGGTGGCTACGCAAGTTATGGTGTTGATCCGGGAGTATACACGCGGAATGTCATGAAACATACGCTTCGTGCGCTCCAAGAAGATGACAACCGCGGGACCATTGGGGCGTTGCAGGCCTTAACCTACGGGTACACGGAGGCGCAGAAGCTGAAGCAGCCCGGGGGTTGCCCCGTAACTCTTGTGACCCTTCTTGACGGTCGCTTTGCCTCTGTCTTGAACCTTGGAGACTGTGGGACGATTTGTTTGCGTAGTTCCAAGCTTTTCTTCGCAACAGAACCCCAACAGCATAGCTTCAACTGCCCGTACCAGCTCCCCGAGGATCCGCCAAGCGTTGGGGACCGAACAACGCTGGAGGTAAGTGAGGGCGACGTATTTTTGTGTGCAAGTGATGGATTGCTCGACAATGTTGATATGTCAGACATTCTTCGGCATCTCGACGCTGTCAACCGTGATGGATGCCAACGGGTCGCGGAAAACCTTGTGGCTTGTGCGTGCCGGAACGGTGCAAACAAGGGATTTGACTCGCCGTTTGCCAAGCAGGCGCGCGCCGTAGGCTACCACTACATGGGCGGGAAACAGGATGATGTAACTGTTGTAGTGGCGCAGCTGACCCGTGGGACTGTGGCACCAGATGATTGTCCTAGCCTTATCACGGAGCTTCTCGATGTGCACAAGACATGA